The following coding sequences lie in one Osmerus mordax isolate fOsmMor3 chromosome 13, fOsmMor3.pri, whole genome shotgun sequence genomic window:
- the LOC136955525 gene encoding src substrate cortactin-like, with the protein MWKAAAGQSVSVAVDNGADDWETDPDFENDVTEQEQRWGAKTVAGSGHQEHINIHQLREKVSTEHTSLKQQELENMPKASHGYGGKFGVQQDRMDKSAVGHEYQSKLSKHCSQTDTSKGFGGKFGVQADRVDQSAVGFEYAGKTEKHASQKDYSTGFGGRYGVQADRVDQSAVGFDYQGKTEKHESQKDYAKGFGGKFGVETDKVDKSAVGFEYEGKTERHESQKDYVKGFGGRFGVQSDRQDKSAVGWDHQEKLQLHESQKDYSKGFGGKFGVQKDRMDKSAGTFEEVEKPSPAYQRTKPVEAAGSSTGSIKARFENIAKQKEEEDKKRTEEERARRQLKEKQEQEEARRKMDEVKAQPASPVPSPTPPAQAPAPVYEDTDVYQDPAPQAAAENGEQLYEAEPSPQPPAQQEALYQNPDDYQADGGDAQTYEYGEDQGVTAVALYDYQAAGDDEISFDPDDIITNIEMIDEGWWRGVCRGAYGLFPANYVEIRQ; encoded by the exons ATGTGGAAGGCAGCAGCCGGTCAGTCGGTCAGCGTTGCTGTGGACAACGGTGCGGATGACTGGGAAACAGACCCAGACTTTGAG AATGACGTGACGGAGCAGGAGCAGCGCTGGGGGGCCAAGACGGTGGCTGGCTCCGGACACCAGGAACACATCAA TATCCATCAGCTACGTGAGAAGGTGTCGACGGAGCACACGTCTCTGaagcagcaggagctggagaacATGCCCAAGGCCTCGCACGGCTACGGGGGCAAGTTTGGAGTGCAGCAAGATCGCATGGACAAG TCTGCAGTAGGCCATGAGTACCAAAGCAAGCTGTCAAAGCACTGCTCACAGACCGACACCTCCAAGGGATTTGGCGGGAAGTTCGGAGTGCAGGCTGATCGTGTTGACCAG TCTGCTGTTGGGTTTGAGTATGCTGGCAAGACAGAGAAACATGCATCGCAGAAAG ACTACTCCACTGGGTTTGGAGGCAGGTATGGGGTGCAGGCGGACCGTGTGGACCAGAGTGCCGTGGGATTCGACTACCAGGGGAAAACTGAAAAACACGAGTCCCAGAAAG ATTATGCCAAAGGCTTTGGTGGTAAATTTGGAGTAGAGACAGACAAGGTGGACAAGAGTGCGGTGGGCTTTGAGTACGAAGGCAAAACGGAAAGACACGAGTCCCAGAAAG ACTATGTGAAAGGCTTCGGGGGCAGATTTGGTGTACAGTCGGACAGGCAGGACAAGTCAGCAGTCGGCTGGGACCACCAGGAAAAACTGCAGCTGCACGAGTCACAGAAAG ACTACTCTAAGGGATTTGGAGGGAAGTTTGGGGTTCAGAAGGACAGAATGGATAAG AGCGCTGGGACATTTGAGGAAGTTGAAAAGCCAAGTCCAGCCTACCAGAGAACCAAGCCTGTGGAAGCTG ctggCAGCAGCACAGGCAGCATCAAGGCCCGCTTCGAGAACATCGCcaaacagaaggaggaggaggataagaagaggacagaggaggagcgaGCAAGGAGACAGTTGAAGGAGAagcaggaacaggaggaggcgCGTCGCAAGATGGATGAAGTCAAAGCTCAACCAGCCTCTCCCGTGCCAAGTCCAACCCCTCCCGCCCAGGCACCGGCCCCTGTGTATGAG GACACGGACGTGTACCAGGACCCCGCCCCCCAGGCTGCTGCAGAGAATGGGGAGCAGCTGTATGAGGCGGAGCCCAGCCCCCAGCCACCCGCCCAGCAGGAAGCGCTCTACCAGAACCCCGATGACTACCAGGCTGACGGGGGAG ATGCCCAGACGTACGAGTATGGGGAGGACCAGGGAGTGACTGCTGTGGCACTGTATGACTACCAAGCAG CTGGAGATGATGAGATCTCCTTTGACCCGGACGACATCATCACCAACATTGAGATGATTGACGAGGGCTGGTGGCGGGGTGTTTGCCGGGGTGCGTACGGACTGTTCCCCGCCAATTATGTTGAAATACGACAGTGA